The genomic segment GATCAAGGCGGCGAAGGTTTCCGTGATGCACTACTCCGGAGCCAGTTGCGAGGAGCACGTCCTTGATACAGAGACCGATTTCACTTCTTTGGCAACGTTGAAAGGGGTTACCTGGATCAATATTGATGGTCTGCACGATATTTCCCTGATTCAGCGTATCGGTACGGCCTTTGATCTTCACCCTTTAATTCTGGAGGATATTACCAACATTGGGCAACGGCCGAAGTTCGAGGAGTATGGCGACCGCCTTTTTGTTATTCTGCCCATGATCAGTTTCGACGATCACAATATGGCTATTGACGTGGAGCAGATCAGTCTGGTCTTCGGGAAGGGGTTCGTCTTATCGTTTCAAGAGCGAACCGGTGATGTACTCGACTGTGTCCGGGAGAGGATACGGCATGGGACAGGACGGCTCCGTAAGGAGGGGGCCGACTATCTTACCTATGGACTGATCGATGCCATCGTCGACAATTATTATCTTGTCCTCGAGCGGATGGGTGATAAGATTGAGCTTCTTGAGGATGAGCTTATCGGTGAGCCCAACGAAACAACGCTCCACCGAATTCACGATTTGAAGCGGGAGATGATAGGGCTCAGGCGTTCAATCTGGCCTCTTCGGGAGTTGGTAAACGGTCTGATACGTAGTGAATCGCTTTTGATCGGGAAAACTACCCGAATGTATGTACGAGATGTGTACGATCATACCGTCCAGATCATCGATACCCTCGAAAGCTATCGTGATATGACCTCTTCTATGCTGGATATTTATCTTTCCAGTGTCAGCAATAAAATGAATGTGGTGATGAAGGTCCTCACCATCATCGCCACCCTCTTTATTCCCCTTAGCTTCATTGCCGGAGTATACGGCATGAATTTTCGTTACATGCCGGAGCTGCAGTGGCGGTGGGCCTATCCCATATTTTGGCTCGTCTGCTTTTTAATTTTGATCGGAATGGTGATTTTTTTCAGAAAAAAGCGATGGATATAAGTTCTTTACTTGACTTTTATGAACAATGTTCATAAAGATATAAGGGAATGCCGAAGCTTATCAAGAATATTGAGTCTCGTCTTATAGATGAACTTGAGAACATGATTTTTACCGAGGGCCAGGAGCTGACGCTCCGGTCCCTTGCCGAACGTGCAGGAATTGCTGTCGGAACAATCTACAATTACTTTCCGGATAAAGACGATCTCCTGAAGGCTCTCTTCCAGCGGGAATGGTCCAACGTTATTGCCGAGATTGTGAAGGA from the Sediminispirochaeta bajacaliforniensis DSM 16054 genome contains:
- the corA gene encoding magnesium/cobalt transporter CorA yields the protein MKMISRYTKKIGLPPGTVVHTGDQKIKAAKVSVMHYSGASCEEHVLDTETDFTSLATLKGVTWINIDGLHDISLIQRIGTAFDLHPLILEDITNIGQRPKFEEYGDRLFVILPMISFDDHNMAIDVEQISLVFGKGFVLSFQERTGDVLDCVRERIRHGTGRLRKEGADYLTYGLIDAIVDNYYLVLERMGDKIELLEDELIGEPNETTLHRIHDLKREMIGLRRSIWPLRELVNGLIRSESLLIGKTTRMYVRDVYDHTVQIIDTLESYRDMTSSMLDIYLSSVSNKMNVVMKVLTIIATLFIPLSFIAGVYGMNFRYMPELQWRWAYPIFWLVCFLILIGMVIFFRKKRWI